The proteins below come from a single Ptychodera flava strain L36383 chromosome 6, AS_Pfla_20210202, whole genome shotgun sequence genomic window:
- the LOC139135921 gene encoding plexin-B-like, which produces MQVGLILKWNGHYVVDDLYGYTVTLYDCSINRRDCSECLSDITTRLPLNCGWCGRSKTCEIEEHCETDWWGFDTPNNCDPPSITQVWPLTGPIEGNTDIIIQGTDLGKQASDIVNVTVANLPCEHLSDRYSVSKKLECKTSASAADSTGDVVVTVIANNGDPVEAYNNNQFTYRNPSVLNFSPSLGPKSGGTIVALHGEYVNAGRIIEAYFSGSSCLIDRMEDIFNETLVFCNTTSTNVTATAELSMYFDGSERQAPEGKKFEFTEDPTVTDINPSASMISGGRQINVTGTYFTSIRQPKMLITFGRPFLSEKPCEVHSFSKMECITPPVDISMSLRNNQNKDDNEVTVGFIMDAVEEVRQLDLDFEIVVDPEYYPFTEEGNIREHQGGQLVVQGKNLNLASTESEVIVTIGQEECRVVSLSSVQLNCIPPDDEPMGVNKSGSPTENGLPIVIVEVGNLEFFIGFLKYHVTSQTTPWGIIGGLIAVFVLFVIVVIVILCYCQRKNSLKEKPNGLQMT; this is translated from the exons ATGCAAGTTGGTCTCATCCTGAAGTGGAATGGCCATTATGTAGTCGACGACTTATATGGTTACACAG TGACGCTGTATGACTGTTCAATAAATCGCCGAGACTGCAGTGAATGTTTGTCGGATATAACCACGAGGCTACCGCTGAATTGTGGTTGGTGTGGACGAAGCAAGACATGTGAAATTGAAGAACATTGTGAGACCGATTGGTGGGGTTTCGATACACCGAATAACTGTGATCCACCATCAATTACACAG GTTTGGCCTTTGACTGGCCCGATCGAAGGGAATACAgacattatcattcaaggtacaGACTTGGGAAAACAAGCATCGGACATAGTCAATGTAACGGTGGCCAATTTACCTTGTGAGCATTTATCAGACAGATACAGTGTGTCAAAAAA ACTTGAATGTAAAACCAGTGCGTCTGCAGCCGACAGTACTGGTGATGTTGTAGTGACGGTTATCGCTAACAATGGCGACCCAGTGGAGGCATATAATAACAATCAGTTTACGTACAGG AACCCAAGTGTACTTAACTTCTCTCCAAGTCTTGGTCCAAAGTCTGGTGGCACAATTGTGGCTCTACATGGAGAATACGTCAATGCTGGTAGAATCATTGAAGCATATTTCAGCGGATCATCTTGCCTTATAGATAG GATGGAAGATATATTCAACGAAACGCTAGTGTTTTGCAACACAACGAGTACAAACGTCACAGCTACTGCTGAACTGTCGATGTATTTTGATGGCTCTGAACGGCAGGCACCTGAAGGCAAGAAATTTGAGTTTACAGAAGACCCAACTGTGACAGATATCAATCCTTCTGCAAGTATGATAAG TGGTGGTCGCCAAATAAACGTCACCGGTACGTATTTCACATCAATACGGCAGccaaaaatgttgatcacatttGGGAGACCGTTTTTATCG GAAAAGCCATGTGAAGTTCACTCATTCAGCAAAATGGAATGCATCACACCGCCCGTCGACATTTCAATGTCATTGCGGAATAATCAGAACAAAGATGATAACGAGGTTACTGTGGGGTTTATAATGGACGCTGTGGAAGAAGTTAGACAACTtgatcttgattttgaaatcgtTGTCGATCCAGAATATTACCCGTTTACAGAAGAAGGAAATATCAGGGAACATCAAGGAGGACAGTTGGTTGTTcag GGTAAAAACTTAAATTTAGCCAGTACTGAAAGTGAAGTAATAGTTACTATTGGACAAGAAGAATGCAGGGTCGTCAGTTTGTCGTCTGTCCAACTAAACTGTATCCCGCCTGACGATGAACCGATGGGTGTAAACAAAAGTGGAAGTCCAACTGAGAACGGCCTTCCAATTGTAATA gtAGAAGTTGGGAATTTAGAATTCTTCATTGGTTTTCTGAAATATCATGTGACTAGTCAGACTACACCATGGGGGATCATCGGAGGTTTAATTGCTGTCTTTGTGCTGTTCGTCATTGTTGTCATCGTCATTTTATGTTATTGTCAAAGAAAAAACAGCTTGAAGGAGAAGCCGAACGGACTACAAATGACGTAA